Proteins encoded within one genomic window of Anopheles gambiae chromosome 3, idAnoGambNW_F1_1, whole genome shotgun sequence:
- the LOC1280703 gene encoding transcription termination factor 2, with amino-acid sequence MSAQNIFVEDSAEEDSFQDQQSFSTHREAESIVIEETDSDSEAMNSSAASSPNSSSVVSSEEEEEEESVVRQMKKRQSVRMSLHPIHAESESSDEDETKEEGQDESNDVSAAAGKLLLTSDDEDGEEEVERRAYSPATRMSIHGIAPAETTEDEDTPTGGGSDGGSDDDEEIIAVPRKQRKNLIISDDEEEEDRKRSRNNMSFNADGTPRPNPKRRNLSTTSPLEQEEQESVNTKLSSSLKSDEMERSSEQVDEREQSRGELSFIGGRHSISMRASIGEKLSSTHIGEMDPLGPMANVETVFASAENAQSPIKEGAHSSEKVDSNSPAKDDSSSVRLIEKSEEILCLSSSDDDGEVTFVEETRPSIDVKTRPQALVQPTITSFVRSQDTAQQRQRVSQSEYDAKVRRMAELKSQVVMIDNVMRNSAKLPDKGAGLVRRLAEVKSQIFELSKDIEMTRATPSKGIKKTIQRNFDENISGGDTKPRPADHISWDTIKRATDDIQPRHTGKQGIATFENQKLLTMDRLETLHKSIETCPSEDTLADPPKLLKIELMDHQRHALAWMLWRETQKPRGGILADDMGLGKTLSMISLVLKSAELDPDGEQLERASESEDDEGDEENHNPNGGWKSKGRKDYYAGGTLIVCPASLMRQWEGEITNRVKRNSLAVCVHHGTQRESKPRHLAKYDVVITTYNLVSRESRAGTARGASGVYGVNWERIILDEAHVIRNHKSAMSEACCGLKGRYRWLLTGTPIQNKEMDVYALMKFLRCTPFNDLVHWKRWIDNKTAGGAMRLNTIMKSIMLRRTKKQLQERGALTSLPSKTIEIIEVQLEKDEMNVYQKVLMYSKHLFAQFLHQRAEKEHAINYGFGGARPTFSQRAHGGANQAFDKVHQKLKSMHAAKDGSEVKQHQILVLLLRLRQVCCHPGLIYEMLSDDDQSNLDMTGGGEEEGSFGAEVDLLGALNKLKLSDVLADHEAKVAANGGADGSKQELSLNLSDQFDRPEAMAKAASKVMLKSNPIFRIERPSSKIEKTMQLLEEKIFHTDDKAIIVSQWTSMLDILATHLSERNVPFVSLTGKVQVKFRNDIVLDFNKPSGKSKVMLLSLTAGGVGLNLVGANHLLLLDPHWNPQLEAQAQDRVYRVGQTKPVYIWKFMCAETVEQKIQALQEHKLGIADGVLTGTVNKGSKLTIDDLKSLFGL; translated from the exons ATGTCAGCTCAGAACATCTTCGTGGAGGATTCGGCTGAAGAGGATTCGTTTCAAG ATCAACAATCGTTCAGTACGCATCGGGAGGCAGAATCGATCGTGATCGAAGAAA CCGACTCCGATTCGGAAGCGATGAACTCTTCCGCTGCCAGCAGTCCCAACTCCTCCAGTGTTGTTTCCAgcgaggaagaggaggaggaggaaagcgTAGTGCGCCAGATGAAGAAACGTCAAAGTGTGCGAATGTCCCTGCATCCGATACACGCGGAAAGTGAGAGCAGCGATGAGGATGAGACGAAGGAGGAGGGTCAGGATGAAAGTAACGATgtgtctgctgctgccggaaaGCTCCTCCTCACCAGCGATGATGAGGATGGCGAGGAAGAGGTGGAACGGCGAGCATATTCTCCAGCGACGCGCATGAGCATCCATGGTATAGCGCCCGCTGAGACAACCGAGGACGAGGACACGCCGACCGGAGGTGGGAGTGACGGTGGTAGTGACGATGATGAGGAAATCATAGCTGTCCCTCGTAAGCAGCGCAAAAATTTGATCATTTCCGACgacgaagaggaagaagatcGCAAACGAAGTCGAAACAACATGTCGTTCAATGCAGACGGTACCCCTCGCCCGAACCCCAAGCGTCGGAATTTGTCCACCACGTCACCGCTAGAGCAGGAAGAGCAGGAGTCGGTCAACACAAAGCTCTCGTCGTCGCTGAAATCGGACGAGATGGAGCGATCGAGCGAACAGGTCGACGAACGGGAACAGTCCCGGGGCGAATTGTCCTTCATCGGGGGGCGCCATTCGATCAGCATGCGTGCGTCGATCGGTGAGAAGCTGTCCTCGACACACATTGGCGAGATGGATCCTCTCGGTCCAATGGCCAATGTTGAAACGGTTTTTGCTTCAGCTGAGAACGCGCAATCCCCTATTAAGGAGGGTGCACACAGCTCTGAAAAGGTGGACTCAAACTCCCCTGCAAAGGATGATTCGAGCAGCGTGCGATTGATCGAAAAATCGGAAGAAATCCTCTgcctcagcagcagcgacgATGATGGGGAAGTGACGTTCGTGGAGGAAACGAGACCATCGATCGACGTTAAGACTCGTCCACAAGCGCTCGTTCAACCGACCATAACGTCGTTCGTGCGCAGTCAGGACACGGCGCAGCAGCGACAGCGCGTCTCCCAAAGCGAGTACGACGCCAAGGTGCGGCGCATGGCGGAGCTTAAAAGCCAGGTGGTGATGATCGACAACGTGATGCGCAACAGTGCCAAGCTGCCGGACAAGGGGGCCGGGTTGGTGCGCCGGCTGGCCGAGGTAAAGTCGCAAATATTCGAGCTGTCGAAGGACATCGAGATGACGCGTGCGACGCCGAGCAAGGGCATCAAGAAAACGATACAGCGAAACTTTGACGAAAACATCAGCGGAGGCGATACGAAGCCCCGGCCGGCCGACCACATCTCGTGGGACACGATCAAGCGGGCGACGGACGATATACAGCCGCGGCACACCGGCAAGCAGGGCATTGCGACGTTCGAGAACCAGAAGCTGCTCACGATGGACCGTCTGGAGACGCTGCACAAGTCGATCGAGACGTGCCCGTCCGAGGACACGCTGGCCGATCCGCCCAAGCTGCTCAAGATCGAGCTGATGGACCATCAGCGGCACGCGCTCGCGTGGATGCTGTGGCGCGAGACGCAAAAGCCGCGCGGTGGCATCCTGGCGGACGACATGGGCCTCGGCAAGACGCTGAGCATGATCTCGCTGGTGCTGAAGTCGGCCGAGCTCGATCCGGACGGGGAGCAGCTGGAGCGGGCGAGCGAAAGCGAAGACGACGAGGGTGACGAGGAAAACCACAACCCGAACGGGGGGTGGAAGAGCAAGGGCCGGAAGGATTATTATGCGGGCGGGACGCTGATCGTGTGTCCGGCGTCGCTCATGCGCCAGTGGGAGGGCGAGATAACGAATCGCGTCAAGCGCAACAGTTTGGCCGTGTGCGTCCATCACGGCACGCAGCGCGAGTCCAAGCCGCGCCATCTCGCCAAGTATGATGTGGTAATCACGACGTACAATCTGGTGTCGCGGGAAAGCAGGGCGGGGACGGCGCGCGGTGCCAGCGGCGTATACGGCGTGAACTGGGAGCGCATCATACTGGACGAGGCGCACGTGATCCGCAACCACAAGAGCGCCATGTCGGAGGCGTGCTGCGGGCTGAAGGGCCGGTACCGGTGGCTGCTGACCGGTACGCCGATCCAAAACAAGGAGATGGACGTGTACGCGCTGATGAAGTTCCTGCGCTGCACGCCGTTCAACGATCTCGTGCACTGGAAGCGCTGGATCGACAACAAGACGGCGGGCGGGGCGATGCGGCTGAACACGATCATGAAGTCGATCATGCTGCGGCGCACGAAGAAGCAGCTGCAGGAGCGGGGCGCCCTTACCAGCCTGCCATCCAAAACGATCGAGATAATCGAGGTGCAGCTTGAGAAGGATGAGATGAACGTCTACCAGAAGGTGCTGATGTACTCGAAGCACCTGTTCGCTCAGTTTCTGCACCAGCGGGCGGAGAAGGAGCATGCGATCAATTATGGGTTCGGAGGGGCCCGGCCCACCTTTAGTCAGCGGGCCCATGGTGGCGCTAACCAGGCGTTCGACAAGGTGCACCAGAAGCTGAAGAGCATGCACGCGGCGAAGGACGGGAGCGAGGTGAAGCAGCATCAGattttggtgctgctgctgcgcctgcGCCAGGTCTGCTGCCATCCGGGGCTGATCTACGAGATGCTGTCGGACGACGATCAGAGCAATTTGGACATGACGGGAGGCGGTGAGGAGGAGGGTAGTTTCGGGGCGGAGGTCGATCTGCTCGGTGCGCTCAACAAGCTGAAGCTGAGCGACGTGCTTGCGGACCACGAGGCAAAGGTGGCGGCGAACGGTGGGGCGGATGGCAGCAAGCAGGAGCTGTCGCTGAACCTTTCCGACCAGTTCGACCGGCCGGAAGCGATGGCAAAGGCGGCCTCGAAGGTGATGCTCAAATCGAACCCCATCTTCCGGATCGAGCGACCCAGCTCGAAGATCGAGAAGACGATGCAGCTGCTGGAGGAGAAAATCTTCCACACCGACGATAAGGCAATCATCGTGTCGCAGTGGACCAGCATGCTGGACATTCTCGCGACCCATCTGTCGGAGCGCAACGTGCCGTTCGTGTCGCTGACGGGCAAGGTGCAGGTCAAGTTTCGCAACGACATCGTGTTGGATTTTAACAAGCCGTCCGGGAAATCCAAG GTTATGCTTCTTTCACTGACGGCCGGTGGCGTTGGACTGAATCTCGTCGGTGCGaatcatttgctgctgctcgatccGCACTGGAACCCGCAGCTCGAGGCGCAAGCCCAAGATCGGGTGTATCGCGTCGGTCAGACCAAGCCAGTCTACATTTGGAA ATTCATGTGTGCTGAAACGGTGGAGCAGAAGATTCAAGCACTGCAGGAGCACAAACTAGGCATCGCGGACGGCGTTCTGACCGGCACGGTCAACAAGGGCAGCAAGCTCACGATCGACGATTTGAAATCGCTGTTCGGGCTGTAA
- the LOC1280704 gene encoding dynein regulatory complex protein 11 — translation MATFPRVCCRGTDNLFIYCQYPRRTFVCLSVHSIIKRSVRKCPCRCLKASNKPTKMSNRTFNLLWTGAQKDLEKLAVNDFEYQAIEAQHDRTEIQGQVFELYLRYLVISNRLEEIYDQIVQPQKRILIRKLLDNCLGRMLELKHDLVIIDMTEFSYNDAIVEKLGLTPLSMEVAVPRYFRREREEQLNERKKFMDDILKKIGALDEEVVEEELSELEAIRIIQTHERARQGRLRAQFMKELKLLKEKGKPDSSRDKSTTGLNAAMKIQKTWRGYATRRQTRRKKMEEMILIGMVPAPVTSARTALDELEDLKQFRYKQQKTFQDDYERSLVRVKEEISVKQGAAMTEDIADEIRTWFKEYQKRTGRLPDFPSEEAGGSRHLLSRQGTESEMSRSSVLSSRESKLKGSGKEKLAQKKPGELSLEEGLDKAFKPMQSSFLPEIKSGIEEYTEVWKGKDESQNLRQTYYDDMIYEEKYADVEAELRRIVDEIMRQELELLQIALERDRGGKKLKKSSKKARRSGKKGKKKKDKDLTPDRTTESLFEELVTNGIIKKYPETPIKSYVGDLSYAARSALNPSPGDVRQLIKQYCILPLGSETIRNFGPCIKSLLIAGPKGSGKTSLVHAICTETGSVLFDISPPNIVGKYPGKSGLIMLMHLISKVSRLLQPSVIYFGDAEKPFMKKIPKTDRTDPKRLKKDLPKLVKNIQPEDRIMLIGTSDCPWEGDMKLMVQTYQRFIYIPRPDYGALSFAWKELLSHYSGVHRQFDTGAMAKISDGYTIGSVVRCIREVITCKRMLQLRVHPLTHLELINALSALEPVYKEEEEAFLYWWCKTPLGRRRSKQMEKDHEAMMEMENVPKKKK, via the exons ATGGCAACGTTTCCGCGCGTCTGTTGCCGGGGAACAGAcaacttatttatttactgtCAATACCCCCGAAGGACATTTGTTTgtctttccgttcattccatTATCAAACGATCAGTTCGGAAGTGTCCTTGTCGGTGTTTAAAAGCAAgtaacaaaccaacaaaaatgtCGAACCGTACCTTTAACCTGCTCTGGACCGGTGCGCAGAAAGATTTGGAAAAGCTAGCGGTGAACGATTTCGAGTATCAAGCGATCGAAGCACAGCACGACCGTACCGAAATCCAGGGCCAGGTGTTTGAGCTCTACCTGCGCTATCTCGTCATTTCGAACCGGCTGGAAGAGATCTACGACCAGATCGTGCAGCCGCAGAAGCGCATCCTGATCCGCAAGCTGCTCGACAACTGTCTCGGTCGTATGCTGGAGCTGAAGCACGATCTAGTCATCATCGACATGACCGAGTTCAGCTACAACGATGCAATAGTGGAGAAGCTCGGCCTCACGCCGCTCAGCATGGAGGTGGCCGTGCCGCGCTACTTTCGCCGCGAGCGCGAGGAGCAGCTGAACGAGCGGAAAAAGTTTATGGACGACATACTGAAGAAAATCGGCGCCCTGGACGaggaggtggtggaggaggagctGAGCGAGCTGGAAGCGATACGCATCATACAGACGCACGAGCGGGCCCGCCAGGGCCGGTTGCGCGCGCAGTTCATGAAGgagctgaagctgctgaaggaaAAGGGCAAGCCGGACAGCAGCCGGGACAAGTCGACGACCGGGCTGAACGCGGCCATGAAGATCCAGAAAACGTGGCGCGGGTACGCAACGCGGCGCCAAACGCGCCGCAAAAAGATGGAAGAGATGATACTGATCGGCATGGTGCCGGCACCGGTTACCTCCGCCCGCACCGCCCTCGATGAGCTGGAAGATTTGAAACAGTTTCGCTACAAGCAGCAGAAAACGTTCCAGGACGATTACGAACGGTCGCTGGTGCGCGTGAAGGAGGAAATAAGCGTGAAGCAGGGCGCCGCCATGACGGAGGACATTGCGGATGAGATACGGACGTGGTTCAAGGAGTACCAGAAGCGAACCGGTCGGCTGCCCGACTTCCCGTCGGAGGAGGCGGGCGGCTCGCGCCATCTGCTGAGCCGCCAGGGCACGGAGAGTGAGATGAGTCGCTCGTCCGTGCTGTCGTCGCGCGAATCGAAGCTGAAGGGCAGCGGGAAGGAGAAGTTGGCGCAGAAAAAGCCAGGCGAACTGTCGCTCGAGGAGGGGCTGGACAAGGCGTTCAAGCCGATGCAGTCGTCCTTCCTGCCCGAGATCAAGAGCGGCATCGAGGAGTACACGGAGGTGTGGAAGGGCAAGGACGAGTCGCAGAACCTGCGGCAAACGTACTACGACGACATGATTTACGAGGAGAAGTACGCCGACGTGGAGGCGGAACTGCGCCGCATCGTGGACGAAATCATGCGCCAggagctggagctgctgcagaTAGCGCTGGAGCGCGACCGGGGCGGCAAGAAGCTAAAGAAGAGCAGCAAAAAGGCACGCCGCAGCGGCAagaaggggaagaaaaagaaggacaAAGATCTGACGCCCGACCGGACGACGGAGTCGCTGTTCGAGGAGCTCGTCACGAACGGGATCATTAAGAAGTACCCCGAAACGCCGATCAAATCGTACGTGGGAGATTTAAGCTATGCTGCGCGAAGTGCCCTTAATCCATCGCCCGGTGACGTGCGGCAGCTGATCAAGCAGTACTGCATTTTGCCGCTCGGGTCGGAAACGATACGCAACTTTGGGCCGTGCATTAAGTCGCTGCTGATTGCTGGACCGAAGGGTTCGGGTAAAACGTCGCTCGTACACGCCATCTGCACCGAAACCGGCTCGGTGCTGTTCGACATCAGCCCGCCCAACATTGTGGGCAAGTATCCGGGCAAGTCGGGGCTCATTATGTTGATGCATCTGATCTCGAAGGTGTCCCGGTTGCTGCAACCGTCCGTCATCTATTTTGGCGATGCGGAGAAACCGTTCATGAAGAAGATCCCCAAAACGGACCGCACCGATCCGAAGCGGCTGAAGAAGGACCTGCCGAAGCTGGTGAAGAACATACAGCCCGAGGATCGCATCATGCTGATCGGGACATCGGACTGTCCCTGGGAGGGCGACATGAAGCTGATGGTGCAAACGTACCAGCGGTTTATCTACATACCGCGGCCCGATTATGGGGCGCTATCGTTCGCCTGGAAGGAGCTGCTTAGCCACTACAGCGGAGTGCATCGGCAGTTCGATACGGGCGCGATGGCTAAAATATCGGACGGGTATACGATCGGCTCGGTGGTGCGTTGCATCCGGGAGGTGATCACGTGCAAACGcatgctgcagctgcgggTCCATCCGCTGACCCATCTGGAACTTATCAATGCGCTGAG cgCTCTCGAGCCGGTGTacaaggaggaagaggaagcaTTTCTGTACTGGTGGTGCAAGACGCCGCTGGGAAGGCGCCGCTCGAAACAGATGGAAAAGGACCACGAAGCTATGATGGAGATGGAAAATGTtccgaaaaagaagaaataa
- the LOC1280702 gene encoding glutamate receptor ionotropic, delta-1, which produces MDRFPVMMMMMVRFVKPCARSYALCRAERWPDKDHGDPQRRRYGMTATVAVALAMMMMIVVATTQLGVDAQGIAPVEWDGNETTEYYQLEMDASAEVKEREMQELRRRLTGTTLRVTTLQDWPLSYTVKINGTYIGAGVAFELLEFLMEKFNFTYELVMPEQNIVGSSNDMAGSVLQLLTNGTADMAVSFLPILADARQHIRYSTGLDEGEWIMIMVRPMESASGSGLLAPFNRDVWILILVSLLAVGPIIYGLLILRHRLTKDKEQIIYTLPHCVWFVYGALMKQGSTLSPTGDSTRILFASWWIFITILTSFYTANLTAFLTLSKFTLPINNAEDVRRKEKQFVTIRGGAIEYAIKNRDEALNALSVLVDKRLVDFTTNVNDSDTLADKVAKQNYVFVRDRPAIDHMIYADYLVRRKINPKNERVHCPYATATTPFLKRNRAFGYPPNTEWNRIFDPELLKMVEGGIVKYKLHDRLPKAEICPQNLGGTERQLKNRDLVMTYFVMVTGFVTSIVVFASELGFRYLNQRKLNEQLAQQQQQQQQDQQPTSKKLATERISYLGKQFTTGDSPPPPYAEVFSRHQQQQQLGVLGDSERTGKLFDDGSGGLYGAGGAGGANRQMINGRDYMVVREKNGLGSRLIPMRAPSAAIFHYTYAN; this is translated from the exons ATGGACCGATTCcctgtgatgatgatgatgatggtgcgttTTGTTAAGCCGTGCGCAAGAAGTTACGCGCTGTGTCGTGCCGAGCGATGGCCCGACAAGGATCATGGCGATCCGCAACGACGGCGTTACGGCATGACGGCGACGGTTGCTGTGGCcctggcgatgatgatgatgatagtaGTGGCCACCACTCAACTCGGTGTGGATGCTCAGGGTATTGCACCGGTCGAATGGGATGGTAATGAGACGACGGAGTACTACCAGCTGGAGATGGACGCGAGTGCGGAGGTGAAGGAGCGTGAAATGCAGGAACTGCGACGCCGGTTGACTGGCACAACGTTGCGTGTCACCACACTGCAG GACTGGCCCCTCAGCTACACCGTCAAGATCAACGGCACGTACATCGGGGCCGGCGTTGCCTTCGAGCTGCTCGAGTTTCTGATGGAAAAGTTCAACTTCACCTACGAGCTGGTAATGCCGGAGCAGAACATTGTCGGCTCGTCCAACGATATGGCCGGCAGTGTGCTGCAGCTGCTCACCAACGGTACCGCCGATATGGCCGTCTCCTTTCTGCCCATCCTGGCCGACGCTCGGCAGCACATCCGCTACTCGACCGGGCTGGACGAGGGCGAATGGATCATGATCATGGTGCGCCCGATGGAATCGGCCAGCGGGTCCGGTCTGCTCGCCCCCTTCAATCGGGACGTGTGGATACTGATCCTGGTGTCCCTCCTGGCTGTCGGTCCGATCATCTACGGGCTGCTGATACTGCGCCACCGGCTCACGAAGGATAAGGAGCAGATCATCTACACCCTGCCGCACTGCGTGTGGTTCGTGTACGGTGCACTGATGAAGCAGGGCAGCACCTTGTCACCAACGGGAG ACTCCACCCGTATACTGTTCGCCAGCTGGTGGATATTCATCACGATCCTGACCTCCTTCTACACCGCCAACTTGACCGCCTTCCTGACGCTTTCGAAGTTCACGCTCCCAATCAACAATGCGGAGGACGTGCGCCGCAAGGAGAAACAGTTCGTCACAATCCGGGGCGGTGCGATCGAGTACGCAATCAAAAAC CGCGATGAAGCACTGAACGCACTGAGCGTGCTGGTCGACAAGCGGCTGGTCGACTTTACCACCAACGTAAACGACAGCGATACGCTCGCGGACAAGGTGGCAAAACAGAACTACGTGTTTGTGCGGGACCGTCCCGCGATCGATCACATGATCTATGCGGACTATCTGGTGCGGCGTAAGATTAACCCGAAAAACGAGCGCGTCCACTGTCCGTACGCAACGGCGACGACACCGTTCCTGAAGCGCAATCGTGCCTTTGGCTACCCTCCGAACACCGAGTGGAATCGCATCTTCGATCCAGA GTTGCTCAAAATGGTGGAAGGTGGTATCGTCAAGTACAAGCTGCACGATCGCCTGCCGAAGGCCGAAATCTGTCCCCAGAATTTGGGTGGCACGGAGCGTCAGCTGAAGAACCGCGATCTCGTCATGACGTACTTCGTCATGGTGACCGGGTTCGTGACGTCGATCGTTGTGTTTGCCAGCGAGCTCGGATTCCGCTACCTGAACCAGCGCAAACTGAACGAACAGctggcacagcagcagcagcagcagcagcaggaccaACAGCCAACGTCCAAGAAGCTTGCCACGGAGCGCATCTCCTATCTGGGGAAGCAGTTCACTACGGGCGAttcgccaccgccaccgtacGCGGAAGTGTTTAGccgccatcagcagcagcagcagctcggtgTGCTCGGGGACAGCGAGCGGACGGGTAAGCTGTTTGATGACGGGAGCGGGGGGCTGTATGGGGCCGGTGGTGCTGGCGGTGCTAACCGGCAGATGATCAACGGCCGGGACTATATGGTGGTGCGGGAAAAGAATGGGCTCGGTTCGCGGCTGATACCGATGCGGGCACCATCGGCGGCCATCTTTCACTACACGTATGCCAACTGA
- the LOC1280701 gene encoding uncharacterized protein LOC1280701: protein MPEEQIPLDEYQRPGSSSSSAPRSRQPSVGELQENGPHEHGRGHFVAIRNMLNATRYRPVARIAPLEPSFVPAPQRYFPIVIPAEPTIEELLRQAAGTQELATVSEIKLKVISHMTSLQRIPCFIPQLRSLILEGSIVMTLRDLGCDMTFLRYLNVSRCSLKHLDGTTGLESLEELVADYNLIQEVGPCTNLINIKKISLKGNRITDVGSVTFLALCEKLEVLDLRENFVADDPSFWHVLRTNIPQLRCLNDTQCRELANDDTDLSSSDYRSSSSGSSEDVQRGRWEGSVAASGREDVPHPPGASVLRRPITSASVERRVTVELLDQQRPSTADPVKIKAQLTSGEPVVGSVITKARRRRRQRTAWGESTSCSSVSSSESSSSFAKDFPDRLPQKAVDLELGVIGQGETSRGQQQQQQQQHRTAVSATEPDDDNDPQSLLRAARLWRQRSLQTRETIREQEQMLILRQLHDEN from the exons ATGCCGGAAGAACAGATCCCACTGGATGAGTACCAGCGCCCTGGGTCCTCGTCCTCATCAGCGCCCAGATCCCGGCAACCGTCGGTCGGGGAGCTGCAGGAAAATGGACCACACGAGCACGGCAGGGGACACTTTGTGGCGATACGAAACATGCTGAACGCGACGCGTTACCGCCCAGTGGCCCGTATTGCGCCGCTGGAACCATCGTTCGTGCCCGCGCCCCAACGCTACTTCCCGATAGTTATACCCGCCGAACCGACGATTGAGGAGCTACTG CGCCAGGCAGCTGGCACCCAGGAGCTGGCGACGGTGAGCGAGATCAAGCTGAAGGTCATCTCGCACATGACCAGCCTGCAGCGGATACCGTGCTTCATACCGCAGCTACGGTCCCTCATCCTGGAGGGCAGCATCGTGATGACGCTGCGCGATCTCGGCTGTGATATGACGTTTCTGCGCTACCTAAACGTGTCCCGGTGCAGCCTGAAGCATCTGGACGGTACCACGGGGCTAGAATCGCTCGAGGAGCTGGTGGCCGACTACAATCTGATCCAAGAGGTGGGACCGTGCACGAATCTGATCAACATAAAGAAAATTAGCCTCAAAGG CAATCGTATCACCGACGTGGGCAGTGTCACCTTTCTAGCGCTCTGCGAAAAGCTGGAAGTGTTGGATCTGAGGGAAAACTTTGTCGCAGATGATCCCTCCTTCTGGCACGTGCTACGCACCAACATTCCCCAGCTGCGGTGTCTGAACGATACGCAGTGTCGGGAGCTGGCGAACGATGATACGGACCTATCCAGCTCCGACTATCGATCGTCCAGCTCGGGAAGCAGTGAGGATGTGCAGCGAGGTCGCTGGGAAGGGTCTGTGGCAGCAAGTGGAAGGGAAGATGTGCCACACCCCCCCGGGGCCAGTGTACTGCGACGTCCCATAACGTCCGCTTCCGTGGAGCGCCGTGTTACGGTGGAACTACTAGATCAGCAACGTCCTTCAACGGCTG ATCCAGTGAAGATCAAAGCCCAGCTCACCTCGGGCGAACCAGTAGTGGGCAGTGTCATCACAAAGGCCCGGCGTCGCCGCCGTCAGCGTACCGCTTGGGGCGAATCGACCTCCTGCTCCAGCGTGAGCAGCTCcgaatcatcatcgtcgtttgCAAAAGATTTCCCCGACCGGTTGCCCCAGAAGGCAGTCGATCTAGAGCTCGGCGTAATCGGTCAGGGTGAGACGTCGCGtggccaacagcagcagcagcagcaacagcatcggACGGCCGTGTCCGCCACCGAACCGGACGATGACAACGACCCGCAGAGCCTGTTGCGTGCCGCACGCCTATGGCGCCAGCGATCGTTGCAAACGCGCGAAACGATACGCGAACAAGAGCAAATGCTAATTCTGCGGCAGCTGCACGATGAGAACTAG
- the LOC1280700 gene encoding epoxide hydrolase 4 — MDQLAFGCVRRALLVCAAFFLRLIRWLHVSYWVPNARPHPPDTLNHSKWGTHRYITVHNIKLHYVEQGSSSKPLMLFLHGLPDFWYSWRYQMHEFSKDYWTVALDLPGFGRSEPPAHSVTYKLSNLARLVCSLITALGKSECVLVGNGAGSILGWHIVNQYPDRVSRYVLLGMPSEAILQQLYQRGAIPLATLLKSAFLLYTGELPVLLARTDDYAMFNKLLGSDAKPQDLEAYKYTFAQPAALGHALVAFRENFADFFLEEYEYRVRKPANIPGLFLFREEDYFGQTPEEYMSLLTDAYEPLETRFVARVGRFMHQDDPKTVNRLIGEFLGMNVTRPKRPLGDGPEKQVIVKEVCGNCHGNAHRKPAEAHHEKCVENCDGQAHRYVFDKVRIPICS; from the exons ATGGATCAATTAGCGTTCGGTTGTGTGCGGCGTGCGTTGCTCGTTTGTGCGGCGTTCTTTCTGCGACTAATCCGATGGCTGCATGTGTCGTACTGGGTTCCCAACGCGAGACCCCATCCACCCGACACGCTGAACCACAGCAAATGGGGCACTCATCGGTACATTACTGTGCAC AACATTAAGCTACACTACGTGGAGCAAGGGTCGAGCAGCAAACCGTTGATGCTGTTTCTGCACGGTTTGCCCGATTTCTGGTACAGCTGGCGCTACCAAATGCACGAGTTTTCGAAAGACTACTGGACGGTGGCGCTCGACCTACCTGGCTTTGGACGCTCGGAACCACCGGCACACAGCGTCACCTACAAGCTTAGCAATCTGGCCCGGCTCGTCTGTTCGCTCATCACCGCCCTTGGCAAGTCGGAATGCGTACTGGTGGGGAATGGAGCCGGCTCCATCCTTGGCTGGCACATCGTTAATCAATACCCGGATAGGGTATCACGCTACGTACTGCTCGGCATGCCCTCGGAAGCGATCCTGCAGCAGCTGTACCAGCGTGGAGCCATTCCTCTAGCAACACTGCTGAAGTCTGCCTTCCTGTTGTACACCGGAGAGCTCCCTGTGCTTCTCGCACGCACCGATGACTACGCCATGTTTAACAAGCTGCTCGGTTCGGACGCAAAACCTCAAGATCTGGAAGCGTACAAGTACACGTTCGCACAACCGGCGGCACTGGGACACGCGTTGGTTGCATTTAGGGAGAATTTCGCCGACTTCTTCCTGGAGGAGTACGAGTACCGGGTACGCAAACCGGCCAACATACCGGGATTGTTCTTGTTCCGGGAGGAGGATTACTTCGGACAAACGCCAGAAGAGTACATGAGTCTTCTAACGGATGCTTACGAGCCGTTGGAAACACGGTTTGTGGCACGGGTGGGTCGTTTCATGCATCAAGATGATCCTAAAACGGTGAACAGGTTGATTGGAGAGTTTCTTGGGATGAATGTGACACGACCTAAGCGTCCACTCGGTGACGGTCCAGAGAAGCAGGTGATTGTGAAGGAAGTTTGTGGGAATTGTCATGGAAATGCTCACAGGAAGCCAGCAGAAGCGCATCATGAAAAATGTGTCGAGAATTGTGATGGACAGGCGCATCGGTATGTCTTCGATAAGGTAAGAATTCCCATTTGCTCTTAG